The genomic segment CTGTCTTTCTGATGCTTGACGGCTGTTATCCTGTTGCCATGGAATATCTCTACTGCGTGATTATTATGTGTCTGATCAACCTGAAGCAGCAGGATGAGGCCAGAGAAGCTCTGATAAAAGCATGGAACATGGCAAAACCGGATGGATTTCTGGAACCGTTTATCGAACATCATGGATTGATGCTTGGACAGATTGAAGCCTGCATCAAACCTGCAGAACCGGAAAGTTACAGACAGCTTTCCCAGGCAGTTATTGCTTTCAGTCGTGGTTGGATGGCTATTCATAATCCACAGCTTCAGTCCTCTGTTACAGATAAACTGACGCCTATGGAATACTCCATAGCCATGCTCGCAAGCAAAGGCTGGACCAATCAGGAAATCGCAAAACAACTGTCTCTGTCCCCCAATACGATCAAACATTATCTTTCCCGCATTTTCCATCTGTTGGGTATAGAAAAACGCGAAGAACTGAAACCATTTGTAAATAAATAATGGCAAAAAGGCACTTTTTTGCCTTCTAACGGGCATTATATAATTTCATTCCATGATGTATAATATCCCTATAAACATATATTTTATAACAGGGAGGCGATCTTTATGAGAAAGAAATTATTAGCCGGGGTTATGGCACTTGCACTGTGTTCCACAAACATGCCCCCCCAGACTATATTTGCGCAGGAATTTACTTCCGGGAATCCGGAAGAAGTATCCGAGGTCTTTACTGATACCAATCAGGAGTCAGCAGAAGAAGAACTATCTGTTTTTGCTTCGGAGAGTGTACCTGAATTTAGTAGTGAAACAAATATTGCACCAGCTACTACTGATGTAACGGAATCTACAATAGACATTGATTTAACTGATCCTACTAACTCTGAATATTATGACGCTGAAACTGGAAGATTGGAAATAGACAAAATCAACGGCGGCGGTTCGTACAGATTTAAAGGTAGTGGTAACATTAATTCTCCAACCACAGTCCCCATTCGCATTAGAACGTCTAGAGAAACTAATATTTATCTGAACAATGTATATATTGTTGCTGACTTAGTGCCAGCACTGGACATACAAACTTATAACATCGTCAATATATATTTAGAAAATAACAACTTCCTAGAAACGCAAAACTCTAATAGTTACGAATCAGCTTTGAAGATGGAATTTTCTCTTCCTACAATATATTCCCAAAACAATAGTGGCAGTTTAACTGTATCTTCCACATCCGGAACTGGTATCCGTATCGGAAGTGGTTCACTTACTATCAAGGGCGGCTCGGTAACTGCATCTTCCTCATCCGGAACTGGTATCGATATCGGAAGTGGTTCACTTACTATCAAGGGCGGCTCGGTAACTGCATCTTCCACATCCGGAACTGGTATCAAAAGTAAGTCACTTACTATCGAAGACGGCTCGGTAAAAGCCTCTTCCACACTCGGAACTGGTATCGAAAGTGGTTCACTTACTATCAATGGCGGCTCGGTAACTGCATCTTCCGCGAATGAGACGGAAAAAGGCATCAGTAGTAACCAGATTACTATTAATGGCGGCTCGGTAAAAGCCTCTTCCGTATCCAGCTCCCCCAAAAACACCCAAGGGGACGACGTTTACTGTTGTACTATTGAAAATCCAAAATCTGAGGCTGTAATAATTGATAGAAATCCTACGTCATGGGAACCCAAGAATCACCAAGCAGTCGATCCGCTGTACGCATGGCTAACCGGTGAAACGCATACTATTTCTGTCGGAAATACAACACAAACCTATTATTTTGACAAAAATAATAATAATAATGAATTCAAGCCTATTACAAATCGGAACTTTACATTTACTAAGCCATCGAATTTAACATATGATGGAACAGCGCAAAAAGCCCCTTTAAAATGCAATATTGAAGATATAAAAGATGAAATTAAACTGTCCTATTATAATAAAGATGATGGTCAGCAATCAGATGAGGCTATCAATGCAGGAACTTATACCGTAACGGCAAATATAGCAGGAAACATTTTTGCAGATGAGTCTTGGACTTTCACGATCAAGCCTCGAAACCTTAATATTTCAATTAATGATATAGAAAGGAAATATGGAGAAAATAATCCTGAATTAACCTATTTAATATCTCCAAATACATCTCTAGTTGCTAATGATACTACCGACATTTTAGGTATAACGCTTACAACTACGGCAAATAAAGATACAGCCGCCAACACAACTTGGCCAATCACGATGTATTATACAACTAAAAATTATACTATAAATGCAACTCCCGGAAAACTTACAATTAAACCAGCAACATTTAATGAAAATTCCATCAAAATTACAGCATATAGTGGAACATATGATGGCAGTGAGCACCCAGTTATAAATGACGTTTCAGTCTATCCAGATGACAGTAAGGTCGAATATTCAACAGAAACCGGAACTCCTAACTGGAATACAACCTGTCCAAAAGTAAAAAACGTATCTGATTCTAAAAAAACAAAAGTATGGATACGTATCAGCAAAGATAATTATGAGCCATGGTTTTCTGGTGAAATTCAAGCAACAATCTCTCCAGCAAAGATAGCAAATCTTCCTTTGGACCCCCAGATATTCGTTCCATGGACTTGTAAGAAAGTTGCAGATATAACCACTAACTTACCCACAAACTGGAACTGGCAAGATTCTTCTAAGTATTTACAGTTAGGAAGTAATTCTGTTATCGCAGTTTATAACGGTTCTGATGCAGGCAAAGGCAATTATGAAAGAGAAACTGTTACT from the Blautia wexlerae DSM 19850 genome contains:
- a CDS encoding MBG domain-containing protein, which encodes MRKKLLAGVMALALCSTNMPPQTIFAQEFTSGNPEEVSEVFTDTNQESAEEELSVFASESVPEFSSETNIAPATTDVTESTIDIDLTDPTNSEYYDAETGRLEIDKINGGGSYRFKGSGNINSPTTVPIRIRTSRETNIYLNNVYIVADLVPALDIQTYNIVNIYLENNNFLETQNSNSYESALKMEFSLPTIYSQNNSGSLTVSSTSGTGIRIGSGSLTIKGGSVTASSSSGTGIDIGSGSLTIKGGSVTASSTSGTGIKSKSLTIEDGSVKASSTLGTGIESGSLTINGGSVTASSANETEKGISSNQITINGGSVKASSVSSSPKNTQGDDVYCCTIENPKSEAVIIDRNPTSWEPKNHQAVDPLYAWLTGETHTISVGNTTQTYYFDKNNNNNEFKPITNRNFTFTKPSNLTYDGTAQKAPLKCNIEDIKDEIKLSYYNKDDGQQSDEAINAGTYTVTANIAGNIFADESWTFTIKPRNLNISINDIERKYGENNPELTYLISPNTSLVANDTTDILGITLTTTANKDTAANTTWPITMYYTTKNYTINATPGKLTIKPATFNENSIKITAYSGTYDGSEHPVINDVSVYPDDSKVEYSTETGTPNWNTTCPKVKNVSDSKKTKVWIRISKDNYEPWFSGEIQATISPAKIANLPLDPQIFVPWTCKKVADITTNLPTNWNWQDSSKYLQLGSNSVIAVYNGSDAGKGNYERETVTYTITRSKCTHEHTAGRYYSSPSCTSSGYSGDTYCKDCNETISYGYTISAYGHDYDSGVITTEPTAETDGIITYTCKRCKHQDTKTLGKLGDGEPYIEGSFQKKGWDAVNDLIKASKEKDTISITLNGSRTLPASVLSEIKGKDISLNLDMENGFIWKINGTSITAETPADIDLSVTNTAEYIPAALYSLISTNQNDFGFHLGRSGAFDFPAVLSVKADASCAGLMANLFWYDVENGVLQCIQTVTVGGAFERSIPYADFTLSKGQDYFIAFGTESLNGRVIHTDGSITDENGAYLRPANTKISSHSIDRNKLTVKLSKGCAGAQGYDFVISKKSNMLQTCKFSKTVSSTGKPQASFRYLAKGTWYVAARSWVLDEQGNKVYGSWTKIKKIKITVVTPQQPKIRNITVEGNTVTVTYTKCKNATGYEILLGNKYKTSAGEKYPVKKYVKRTEGKNTVTVTFTNVKKGTWYVTVRSWNKTSKNKSRVYSPYSDIKKFKVKK